A genomic window from Hyla sarda isolate aHylSar1 chromosome 8, aHylSar1.hap1, whole genome shotgun sequence includes:
- the LOC130284158 gene encoding zymogen granule membrane protein 16-like codes for MLALLCLCLILGSSVASSVQSRRSSFVGEYGAGGGTTFSFSSEQLNGPITGLRVRENPSHVLGIQFQYGGTWGPYYGNPSGTLLEILLHRGENITQVSGKVASYVNELIFVTSRGRIFRFGQPSGNSFNDLPLFDGTVLRYVSGRYTSVITSIGFHWGVNPS; via the exons ATGCTGGCTCTGCTGTGTCTGTGCCTGATCCTGGGCTCCTCAGTGGCCTCTAGTG TACAGTCCCGTCGTTCTTCCTTTGTGGGGGAGTACGGTGCAGGAGGGGGCACTACCTTCTCATTCTCCTCGGAGCAGCTAAATGGGCCAATAACAGGCCTGCGAGTGCGGGAGAATCCAAGTCATGTCTTAGG GATCCAGTTCCAGTATGGTGGCACCTGGGGACCTTACTACGGGAATCCATCAGGAACGCTCCTTGAGATCTTACTGCATCGGGGCGAGAACATCACCCAAGTGTCGGGGAAGGTGGCCTCCTATGTCAATGAGCTGATCTTTGTGACAAGCCGCGGGAGAATATTTAGATTTGGACAACCTTCCGGCAACAGCTTCAATGATCTCCCCCTGTTTGATGGCACCGTCCTCCGCTACGTGAGTGGCCGGTATACATCTGTTATAACCAGCATCGGTTTCCATTGGGGGGTCAACCCAAGTTAA